The genome window AGTATCGTACACCACATCCCTTAATCATTCATGTTTATAGGTTATAGAAGGAAACAATTTAGGATGATAACAAATCATATTTGCTGATATTCCAAAATAGATTTACATTGTCCACTAATCAGTCTTTTTCATCAAACCAACGTTTCTCTTAATATTACTGATTTTCTTTTATCTTTGATAATAATCCATTAACAAATCTACCAGATTGATCATCACCATAAAGTTTGGCAATCTCAACAGCTTCATCAATCGCAACATTTACAGGTACATCATCTGCTTGTCCATAAATCATTTCATATGTGGCAAGACGTAGAATGTTTCGGTCTACATTTGCAATTCTTTCTAACGTCCAATTTTCTAAATATTGCTTTATGGTTTCATCAATAGAAACTTGATTATTTAATACCCCATCCACTAATTTTGTAAGGTAGGGATCAGATTTTTCTCCTTCTAATACATGCTCTATTGCTGTTTCTTTGTCTATATCACTAATATCAATTTGAAATAGTGCCTGTAAGGCCTTTTCTCTGGCAGTTCTTCTCTTCATTATTTAAGCTCCTTTAAAATCCTTCCATAGGTTTAAGACAACCTATTTATCTATGCTACATGAATAATAGCATAAATAAAAACAAAACTCTATCTTACAAGAAAAAAACCTATAATTAGTTTACTATTCTGGTCATTCTCACAAAAACAAAGACTGTCCATAGAAAAAACTTATAGCAACTAAGAGGAAGACCTATTAGTTGCTATTTTGTTCTTTCCAGTTCAGCCTTTGTTATTTAAAGTCACTCTATGCTAATTTTAGGGCGTATTATTCCTTACATTTCTTGCTGTAATTCAGGTTCTTGTTTTGCTGTTTCGAACTGAACACCAACAATATGAATATTTACTTCCTCTGTTTCCAAGCCAGTCATATTGATTAACGTT of Niallia circulans contains these proteins:
- the nusB gene encoding transcription antitermination factor NusB, which translates into the protein MKRRTAREKALQALFQIDISDIDKETAIEHVLEGEKSDPYLTKLVDGVLNNQVSIDETIKQYLENWTLERIANVDRNILRLATYEMIYGQADDVPVNVAIDEAVEIAKLYGDDQSGRFVNGLLSKIKENQ